In the genome of Triticum urartu cultivar G1812 chromosome 5, Tu2.1, whole genome shotgun sequence, one region contains:
- the LOC125506596 gene encoding putative disease resistance protein RGA3 isoform X1, translated as MTAEKRIPLHILREITNGFSEHSRIGRGGYGDVYKGVYSGREIAVKLLHVDTVLGHDDRQYINEVGNLLKVKHPNIVQLLGYCYEIQNELIEHNGANRFTRHVYRVLCFEYLQGGSLDKHLREESFAPDWSTRYKIIKGICEGLNFLHSCEPPIFHLDLKPANILLDSSMAPRLADFGLSRLFGGSHTHVTNRVVGTEAYMPPEFIKDAYISHKNDVFSLGLVMIEIIKGSSGYSGYIETDEVGQFTQKVLGNWKNRIKATSEYPLEESHQVQICIDTAMRCVEPDRNNRPNIAEVLDILSKTETHIPKRQMADVFPCPTIGLKSESNMLEIMVAELNNNEHIHCNLMPTDNSNRTVQQLADRETSSDVEQVIIGRTKEKQKILSILSESITEEMVNLPIYGIGGIGKTTLAQLVFNDPKFQDYTRVWVYVSQEFNLNKIGNSIVTQLTDKISNIPTKQMLHKHLKELFDGKSILIVLDDLWEENPKELDKMKVMLGLGLGSKVIIVTTRDGGLARKFCSPAVAPYKLETLTVNECWTIIKQKADFEDRIDQEQLEHIGREIATKCGGVALAAQSLGYMLNGMRSDEWESVRDSHIWNLSTSVGHEVLVSLQLSYSHMSAWLKLCFSYCAIFRKGQTIAKYDLIHQWIALGFVEQSRIFDSMQLCENYVTQLLGMSFLQYSKIPWGYTQEDKYITFFTMHDLVHDLAREILAHQLNTEGNNCRYALLTDCTKSLQLSVAFPANIYSLHFRGCYGQELCDGAFSSAKCLRVLDLSECLIKKLPGCIGQLKQLRFLRAPGIRYEMVPSCITELSQLNYLNLGDSDKIKALPEAIGDMTHLDLSGCVEIRELSISISFAELKQLVHLDLSRSSVSTAEALGGCTKLQYLNLSGNKEHIGRLSKAISNLIKLRYLNLSGCMNAMAPASENEIVRLLDSVCTLSNLEHLDLSKNKAYSISIPESIGNLMKLHTLYLLDCTRLKLPADLVVHASSDKFSSNISLLCLEVLTIYRLENVKSAEEARCIKRTMLRCLKALAFVSMTCGPNRWLAHMSMTQRQVQIQKIIELRFEWTVVGGRSVDDKEVLEKLVPPTSVQRLYISGYSSVSVPNWLMGIRQHLPNLSQLYFCDFPNCNDLPSLGQLPYLRELGLCRMESLEEWNTAYTSGEPKLGALTIDQCAKLRIKPCAPRATVLRIIDSDNVLSSWDENSSHGGASSSPITKLIVKNTKVPLHQWRLLHRLPALRDLTITGCSDLTTSPKIIQQFSSLVSLSFDQAELPSWLAKVTSLQILRLSVCRSMTSLPQWLGKLASLKELQIMRCEGIRSLPDSILQLTKLEQLTIRGCPTLVKWCESDSEENKMKLAHIRGIVPRSLMAQEEDTTKAILAAPIHGTTVMDEADPDVLYSAVMNMPGFAEEYLLVALSQLMDNTAQCSAYMAMSEEDRVSWLINFLKKYYSPRPHLIDATRKLSGKAHEV; from the exons ATGACTGCAGAAAAGCGTATACCATTACATATCTTACGTGAGATTACAAATGGATTCTCAGAGCACTCAAGGATTGGAAGGGGCGGGTATGGAGATGTTTACAAG GGAGTTTACAGTGGGAGAGAGATTGCTGTGAAGTTGCTTCATGTTGATACGGTGCTAGGACATGATGACAGACAATATATCAATGAAGTTGGTAACCTTTTGAAGGTTAAGCATCCAAATATTGTACAGTTACTTGGTTATTGTTATGAAATACAGAATGAACTAATTGAACACAATGGTGCAAATCGTTTTACCCGACACGTATATAGAGTCCTCTGCTTCGAGTACTTGCAGGGTGGAAGCCTAGACAAGCATCTTCGTG AAGAATCTTTTGCACCTGATTGGAGCACGCGTTACAAGATTATAAAGGGGATTTGTGAAGGATTAAATTTCCTTCACAGCTGTGAACCACCAATCTTTCATCTTGACCTGAAGCCTGCCAATATATTACTAGACAGTTCCATGGCGCCTAGACTGGCGGATTTTGGTTTGTCAAGGCTCTTCGGTGGATCACACACTCATGTCACAAACAGAGTTGTAGGAACCGA GGCGTATATGCCACCAGAATTCATAAAAGACGCCTATATCTCCCATAAGAATGATGTCTTCAGTTTAGGTCTTGTGATGATAGAGATAATTAAAGGGTCTTCAGGTTACTCCGGTTATATAGAAACAGACGAAGTCGGGCAATTTACGCAAAAG GTGCTTGGCAATTGGAAGAATAGGATAAAGGCTACTTCGGAGTACCCATTAGAGGAATCACATCAAGTGCAGATATGCATTGACACAGCAATGCGTTGTGTTGAACCTGACAGAAACAATCGACCTAATATAGCAGAAGTTCTAGATATTCTGAGCAAGACAGAAACTCATATTCCCAAGAGACAG ATGGCAGATGTGTTCCCGTGTCCAACAATTGGTCTCAAGAGCGAGTCTAATATGTTGGAGATAATGGTAGCTGAACTAAACAATAATGAACACATACATTGCAATTTGATGCCAACAGATAACTCTAACCGTACTGTGCAGCAACTTGCTGACAGGGAAACATCATCAGATGTGGAACAAGTAATCATCGGAAGGACCAAGGAAAAACAGAAAATATTGTCTATTTTATCCGAGAGCATCACAGAAGAAATGgtcaaccttccaatatatggcATTGGAGGCATTGGCAAGACAACCTTGGCACAATTGGTATTCAATGACCCAAAGTTCCAAGACTACACTCGGGTGTGGGTATATGTTTCCCAGGAattcaacttgaacaagattGGCAACTCCATAGTAACACAGTTAACAGACAAGATCAGCAATATACCTACCAAACAGATGCTTCATAAACACCTCAAAGAGCTATTTGATGGTAAGAGCATCCTTATTGTTTTAGATGACCTGTGGGAGGAGAACCCAAAAGAGTTAGATAAAATGAAGGTTATGCTAGGGCTTGGCCTAGGAAGCAAGGTGATTATAGTAACTACACGTGATGGAGGTCTAGCAAGGAAATTTTGTAGTCCTGCAGTTGCACCATACAAGTTGGAGACTTTGACCGTTAATGAGTGTTGGACTATAATAAAACAAAAAGCTGACTTTGAAGACCGAATcgaccaagaacaattggagcaTATAGGAAGGGAGATTGCGACCAAGTGTGGAGGAGTGGCCTTAGCGGCCCAATCACTTGGATACATGTTGAACGGCATGAGGTCAGATGAATGGGAGTCGGTGAGAGACAGTCATATTTGGAATCTTTCTACTTCTGTGGGCCATGAAGTGCTTGTGTCCTTACAGCTGAGCTACAGCCACATGTCTGCTTGGTTGAAGTTGTGCTTTTCCTATTGTGCAATCTTTCGAAAAGGTCAGACAATAGCCAAGTATGATCTAATTCACCAATGGATTGCTCTTGGATTCGTTGAGCAATCTAGGATATTTGATTCTATGCAGCTCTGCGAAAATTATGTCACTCAACTTTTGGGGATGTCCTTCCTTCAATATTCAAAGATACCTTGG GGTTATACACAAGAAGACAAATATATTACATTCTTCACGATGCATGACCTAGTGCATGATCTCGCAAGAGAGATTTTGGCCCATCAACTTAACACTGAGGGAAACAATTGCCGCTATGCATTGCTCACAGATTGTACCAAGTCATTGCAGCTGTCTGTGGCTTTTCCTGCAAATATATATTCGCTGCACTTTAGGGGCTGTTACGGACAAGAACTTTGTGATGGTGCATTCTCGTCAGCTAAGTGCCTCCGTGTTTTGGATTTAAGTGAATGCTTAATTAAGAAGTTACCTGGCTGTATTGGTCAACTGAAGCAGTTGAGATTTCTTCGTGCTCCAGGAATCCGATATGAAATGGTTCCCAGTTGTATTACTGAGCTCTCACAGTTAAATTACCTGAACCTTGGTGATTCTGATAAAATCAAAGCACTGCCGGAGGCCATTGGTGATATGACGCATCTTGATTTATCAGGTTGTGTTGAAATACGTGAACTTTCAATTTCAATATCATTCGCAGAGCTCAAGCAGCTGGTTCATCTGGATTTATCACGCAGCAGTGTGTctacagcagaagctttgggTGGCTGTACCAAACTTCAATATCTGAATTTATCAGGTAACAAGGAACATATCGGAAGGCTGTCAAAGGCCATTAGCAATCTAATCAAACTCAGGTATTTAAATCTATCGGGGTGCATGAATGCCATGGCGCCGGCATCAGAAAACGAAATTGTCAGATTGCTTGACTCTGTCTGTACTCTTTCTAATCTAGAGCATCTGGACTTGTCTAAGAATAAAGCCTATTCCATCAGTATACCAGAAAGTATTGGCAACCTCATGAAGCTTCATACATTGTACCTCTTAGACTGCACCAGATTGAAGCTTCCTGCTGATCTTGTGGTGCATGCTTCAAGTGATAAATTTAGCAGCAATATCAGCCTGCTTTGTCTTGAAGTGCTGACGATATATAGACTCGAAAATGTGAAGTCTGCAGAAGAGGCACGATGTATAAAACGGACAATGCTTCGATGCCTTAAGGCACTTGcctttgtgtctatgacatgtgggcccaacaggtggctggcccacatgtcaatgacccaaaggcaggtgcagaTACAAAAAATTATAGAGCTAAGATTTGAATGGACTGTCGTGGGTGGGAGGTCTGTGGATGACAAGGAGGTATTGGAAAAACTAGTGCCACCAACCAGTGTGCAGAGATTGTATATAAGTGGTTATAGCAGTGTCAGCGTTCCTAATTGGCTTATGGGTATCAGGCAGCATCTCCCTAATCTTTCTCAGTTATATTTCTGTGATTTTCCTAATTGCAATGACCTACCATCACTTGGTCAACTACCATACCTACGAGAGCTAGGTCTGTGCCGCATGGAGAGCTTGGAAGAGTGGAACACGGCATATACCAGTGGCGAGCCTAAGCTTGGGGCATTGACCATAGATCAATGTGCCAAGCTGAGGATAAAACCATGTGCACCAAGAGCTACGGTTTTGCGGATAATAGATTCTGATAATGTGCTATCATCATGGGATGAGAACTCGTCACACGGTGGTGCTTCCTCTTCTCCAATAACAAAACTGATTGTCAAAAACACCAAGGTGCCCTTGCATCAGTGGAGGTTGCTTCACCGACTCCCTGCCCTCCGTGATTTAACTATCACCGGTTGCAGTGATCTGACCACCTCACCTAAGATCATCCAACAGTTCTCCTCGCTTGTATCATTGTCCTTCGACCAGGCAGAATTGCCGAGTTGGTTGGCCAAGGTGACATCTCTGCAGATCCTAAGGCTGTCTGTGTGCAGAAGCATGACGTCACTACCGCAGTGGTTAGGAAAACTTGCCTCTCTCAAGGAATTGCAGATCATGCGCTGTGAGGGGATCAGGTCTTTGCCTGACAGCATACTACAACTGACTAAGCTTGAACAGCTAACCATCCGTGGCTGCCCTACACTAGTGAAATGGTGTGAATCAGACTCAGAGGAGAACAAGATGAAGCTTGCTCACATCAGAGGG ATCGTCCCAAGATCATTGATGGCACAGGAAGAGGACACAACAAAGGCCATTCTAGCAGCTCCCATTCATGGTACTACTGTGATGGATGAGGCGGATCCGGATGTGCTGTATAGTGCTGTGATGAACATGCCCGGCTTTGCTGAGGAATATTTATTAGTTGCTCTGTCTCAGTTGATGGACAACACTGCCCAGTGCTCTGCATATATGGCCATGAGCGAGGAAGACCGGGTATCATGGCTCATTAACTTCTTGAAAAAATACTACTCCCCCCGGCCCCATTTAATTGACGCGACCCGCAAGCTAAGTGGTAAAGCACACGAAGTATAG
- the LOC125506596 gene encoding putative disease resistance protein RGA3 isoform X3 has translation MAPRLADFGLSRLFGGSHTHVTNRVVGTEAYMPPEFIKDAYISHKNDVFSLGLVMIEIIKGSSGYSGYIETDEVGQFTQKVLGNWKNRIKATSEYPLEESHQVQICIDTAMRCVEPDRNNRPNIAEVLDILSKTETHIPKRQMADVFPCPTIGLKSESNMLEIMVAELNNNEHIHCNLMPTDNSNRTVQQLADRETSSDVEQVIIGRTKEKQKILSILSESITEEMVNLPIYGIGGIGKTTLAQLVFNDPKFQDYTRVWVYVSQEFNLNKIGNSIVTQLTDKISNIPTKQMLHKHLKELFDGKSILIVLDDLWEENPKELDKMKVMLGLGLGSKVIIVTTRDGGLARKFCSPAVAPYKLETLTVNECWTIIKQKADFEDRIDQEQLEHIGREIATKCGGVALAAQSLGYMLNGMRSDEWESVRDSHIWNLSTSVGHEVLVSLQLSYSHMSAWLKLCFSYCAIFRKGQTIAKYDLIHQWIALGFVEQSRIFDSMQLCENYVTQLLGMSFLQYSKIPWGYTQEDKYITFFTMHDLVHDLAREILAHQLNTEGNNCRYALLTDCTKSLQLSVAFPANIYSLHFRGCYGQELCDGAFSSAKCLRVLDLSECLIKKLPGCIGQLKQLRFLRAPGIRYEMVPSCITELSQLNYLNLGDSDKIKALPEAIGDMTHLDLSGCVEIRELSISISFAELKQLVHLDLSRSSVSTAEALGGCTKLQYLNLSGNKEHIGRLSKAISNLIKLRYLNLSGCMNAMAPASENEIVRLLDSVCTLSNLEHLDLSKNKAYSISIPESIGNLMKLHTLYLLDCTRLKLPADLVVHASSDKFSSNISLLCLEVLTIYRLENVKSAEEARCIKRTMLRCLKALAFVSMTCGPNRWLAHMSMTQRQVQIQKIIELRFEWTVVGGRSVDDKEVLEKLVPPTSVQRLYISGYSSVSVPNWLMGIRQHLPNLSQLYFCDFPNCNDLPSLGQLPYLRELGLCRMESLEEWNTAYTSGEPKLGALTIDQCAKLRIKPCAPRATVLRIIDSDNVLSSWDENSSHGGASSSPITKLIVKNTKVPLHQWRLLHRLPALRDLTITGCSDLTTSPKIIQQFSSLVSLSFDQAELPSWLAKVTSLQILRLSVCRSMTSLPQWLGKLASLKELQIMRCEGIRSLPDSILQLTKLEQLTIRGCPTLVKWCESDSEENKMKLAHIRGIVPRSLMAQEEDTTKAILAAPIHGTTVMDEADPDVLYSAVMNMPGFAEEYLLVALSQLMDNTAQCSAYMAMSEEDRVSWLINFLKKYYSPRPHLIDATRKLSGKAHEV, from the exons ATGGCGCCTAGACTGGCGGATTTTGGTTTGTCAAGGCTCTTCGGTGGATCACACACTCATGTCACAAACAGAGTTGTAGGAACCGA GGCGTATATGCCACCAGAATTCATAAAAGACGCCTATATCTCCCATAAGAATGATGTCTTCAGTTTAGGTCTTGTGATGATAGAGATAATTAAAGGGTCTTCAGGTTACTCCGGTTATATAGAAACAGACGAAGTCGGGCAATTTACGCAAAAG GTGCTTGGCAATTGGAAGAATAGGATAAAGGCTACTTCGGAGTACCCATTAGAGGAATCACATCAAGTGCAGATATGCATTGACACAGCAATGCGTTGTGTTGAACCTGACAGAAACAATCGACCTAATATAGCAGAAGTTCTAGATATTCTGAGCAAGACAGAAACTCATATTCCCAAGAGACAG ATGGCAGATGTGTTCCCGTGTCCAACAATTGGTCTCAAGAGCGAGTCTAATATGTTGGAGATAATGGTAGCTGAACTAAACAATAATGAACACATACATTGCAATTTGATGCCAACAGATAACTCTAACCGTACTGTGCAGCAACTTGCTGACAGGGAAACATCATCAGATGTGGAACAAGTAATCATCGGAAGGACCAAGGAAAAACAGAAAATATTGTCTATTTTATCCGAGAGCATCACAGAAGAAATGgtcaaccttccaatatatggcATTGGAGGCATTGGCAAGACAACCTTGGCACAATTGGTATTCAATGACCCAAAGTTCCAAGACTACACTCGGGTGTGGGTATATGTTTCCCAGGAattcaacttgaacaagattGGCAACTCCATAGTAACACAGTTAACAGACAAGATCAGCAATATACCTACCAAACAGATGCTTCATAAACACCTCAAAGAGCTATTTGATGGTAAGAGCATCCTTATTGTTTTAGATGACCTGTGGGAGGAGAACCCAAAAGAGTTAGATAAAATGAAGGTTATGCTAGGGCTTGGCCTAGGAAGCAAGGTGATTATAGTAACTACACGTGATGGAGGTCTAGCAAGGAAATTTTGTAGTCCTGCAGTTGCACCATACAAGTTGGAGACTTTGACCGTTAATGAGTGTTGGACTATAATAAAACAAAAAGCTGACTTTGAAGACCGAATcgaccaagaacaattggagcaTATAGGAAGGGAGATTGCGACCAAGTGTGGAGGAGTGGCCTTAGCGGCCCAATCACTTGGATACATGTTGAACGGCATGAGGTCAGATGAATGGGAGTCGGTGAGAGACAGTCATATTTGGAATCTTTCTACTTCTGTGGGCCATGAAGTGCTTGTGTCCTTACAGCTGAGCTACAGCCACATGTCTGCTTGGTTGAAGTTGTGCTTTTCCTATTGTGCAATCTTTCGAAAAGGTCAGACAATAGCCAAGTATGATCTAATTCACCAATGGATTGCTCTTGGATTCGTTGAGCAATCTAGGATATTTGATTCTATGCAGCTCTGCGAAAATTATGTCACTCAACTTTTGGGGATGTCCTTCCTTCAATATTCAAAGATACCTTGG GGTTATACACAAGAAGACAAATATATTACATTCTTCACGATGCATGACCTAGTGCATGATCTCGCAAGAGAGATTTTGGCCCATCAACTTAACACTGAGGGAAACAATTGCCGCTATGCATTGCTCACAGATTGTACCAAGTCATTGCAGCTGTCTGTGGCTTTTCCTGCAAATATATATTCGCTGCACTTTAGGGGCTGTTACGGACAAGAACTTTGTGATGGTGCATTCTCGTCAGCTAAGTGCCTCCGTGTTTTGGATTTAAGTGAATGCTTAATTAAGAAGTTACCTGGCTGTATTGGTCAACTGAAGCAGTTGAGATTTCTTCGTGCTCCAGGAATCCGATATGAAATGGTTCCCAGTTGTATTACTGAGCTCTCACAGTTAAATTACCTGAACCTTGGTGATTCTGATAAAATCAAAGCACTGCCGGAGGCCATTGGTGATATGACGCATCTTGATTTATCAGGTTGTGTTGAAATACGTGAACTTTCAATTTCAATATCATTCGCAGAGCTCAAGCAGCTGGTTCATCTGGATTTATCACGCAGCAGTGTGTctacagcagaagctttgggTGGCTGTACCAAACTTCAATATCTGAATTTATCAGGTAACAAGGAACATATCGGAAGGCTGTCAAAGGCCATTAGCAATCTAATCAAACTCAGGTATTTAAATCTATCGGGGTGCATGAATGCCATGGCGCCGGCATCAGAAAACGAAATTGTCAGATTGCTTGACTCTGTCTGTACTCTTTCTAATCTAGAGCATCTGGACTTGTCTAAGAATAAAGCCTATTCCATCAGTATACCAGAAAGTATTGGCAACCTCATGAAGCTTCATACATTGTACCTCTTAGACTGCACCAGATTGAAGCTTCCTGCTGATCTTGTGGTGCATGCTTCAAGTGATAAATTTAGCAGCAATATCAGCCTGCTTTGTCTTGAAGTGCTGACGATATATAGACTCGAAAATGTGAAGTCTGCAGAAGAGGCACGATGTATAAAACGGACAATGCTTCGATGCCTTAAGGCACTTGcctttgtgtctatgacatgtgggcccaacaggtggctggcccacatgtcaatgacccaaaggcaggtgcagaTACAAAAAATTATAGAGCTAAGATTTGAATGGACTGTCGTGGGTGGGAGGTCTGTGGATGACAAGGAGGTATTGGAAAAACTAGTGCCACCAACCAGTGTGCAGAGATTGTATATAAGTGGTTATAGCAGTGTCAGCGTTCCTAATTGGCTTATGGGTATCAGGCAGCATCTCCCTAATCTTTCTCAGTTATATTTCTGTGATTTTCCTAATTGCAATGACCTACCATCACTTGGTCAACTACCATACCTACGAGAGCTAGGTCTGTGCCGCATGGAGAGCTTGGAAGAGTGGAACACGGCATATACCAGTGGCGAGCCTAAGCTTGGGGCATTGACCATAGATCAATGTGCCAAGCTGAGGATAAAACCATGTGCACCAAGAGCTACGGTTTTGCGGATAATAGATTCTGATAATGTGCTATCATCATGGGATGAGAACTCGTCACACGGTGGTGCTTCCTCTTCTCCAATAACAAAACTGATTGTCAAAAACACCAAGGTGCCCTTGCATCAGTGGAGGTTGCTTCACCGACTCCCTGCCCTCCGTGATTTAACTATCACCGGTTGCAGTGATCTGACCACCTCACCTAAGATCATCCAACAGTTCTCCTCGCTTGTATCATTGTCCTTCGACCAGGCAGAATTGCCGAGTTGGTTGGCCAAGGTGACATCTCTGCAGATCCTAAGGCTGTCTGTGTGCAGAAGCATGACGTCACTACCGCAGTGGTTAGGAAAACTTGCCTCTCTCAAGGAATTGCAGATCATGCGCTGTGAGGGGATCAGGTCTTTGCCTGACAGCATACTACAACTGACTAAGCTTGAACAGCTAACCATCCGTGGCTGCCCTACACTAGTGAAATGGTGTGAATCAGACTCAGAGGAGAACAAGATGAAGCTTGCTCACATCAGAGGG ATCGTCCCAAGATCATTGATGGCACAGGAAGAGGACACAACAAAGGCCATTCTAGCAGCTCCCATTCATGGTACTACTGTGATGGATGAGGCGGATCCGGATGTGCTGTATAGTGCTGTGATGAACATGCCCGGCTTTGCTGAGGAATATTTATTAGTTGCTCTGTCTCAGTTGATGGACAACACTGCCCAGTGCTCTGCATATATGGCCATGAGCGAGGAAGACCGGGTATCATGGCTCATTAACTTCTTGAAAAAATACTACTCCCCCCGGCCCCATTTAATTGACGCGACCCGCAAGCTAAGTGGTAAAGCACACGAAGTATAG